From the genome of Marixanthomonas ophiurae, one region includes:
- a CDS encoding TraG family conjugative transposon ATPase — protein MNKINLSAYQPIVDIQDNIVFANNGNVVLCYKGNLPEIYSLSEKDFEDIHGAWFQALKSLPVGTVVHKQDIYLKKSYTSEQLSNKTFLEKATHEHFKGRGHIEHKCYLFFILTKNKALNNSKYVNPFQKVSKGIVQELDDNVKSFINSVSDSVSFINNSRKMEFISLKAEEIQKLTNGYFNGFNEGFDTDIILDKKSVNIGENHFDALAINSELCFGESVQSSKTNEKFTSDDFVFHQGFVDGLGLTLNENHIVNQIIYLDDKQKWRKLLDKKVEELNKSSNFGSQNKVVLGKIQHILDQINADDNARIIRGHLNIVYWSKDANELDKITSKIKTEFKELDIIPYYPRGEERKNYILNSYCCFSSNFSNNDLYVTDLKHALCLFINNTNYKSDTTGIIFNDREHNIPVLKDVWDERKKRIKARNFAIFAPTGEGKSFLANNILRQYFESGIRLVIIDLGGSYTKFAKLYPEKYTVLRYESGKNLGINPFYISDTKDLTPERLEDLSVFLFELFASDLKVTKAQSVSVKKILRHYYDSASENYSLDGFYSFIERNQKDLLSTLKIHPDYFNLTSFLHVMSEYVGDGLYSFLFEVSEDQTYKIEDKRLIVFELDEVKDNKEILSVMLKLIKSAIQRTIWKNRAEKGIILFDEFAKQLKFDNVLESVEFYYQAIRKQNGAIGIILQSINQLPNNSTSASILENTQVIYSLNNEKGYDELIKRLNLSSHDLNQLKSIKNNLTGPRKYTEMFIKIGRESNIFRLEVPKEVYAAYLTDGKENEEIMKLYNEHRDMQKAIIQFTSKT, from the coding sequence ATGAACAAGATTAACCTTTCGGCATATCAACCCATCGTAGATATTCAGGACAATATCGTATTTGCCAACAATGGCAACGTTGTCCTATGCTATAAAGGCAATCTGCCAGAAATCTATTCGCTTTCCGAAAAAGATTTTGAGGATATACACGGTGCTTGGTTTCAGGCATTGAAGTCATTGCCAGTTGGTACTGTGGTCCATAAACAGGATATCTATCTCAAGAAATCCTATACCTCAGAACAACTTTCGAACAAAACTTTTTTAGAGAAAGCAACACACGAGCATTTTAAAGGTCGTGGACACATAGAACATAAATGCTATCTGTTCTTCATTTTGACCAAGAACAAGGCACTTAATAATTCAAAATATGTCAACCCGTTCCAAAAGGTTTCTAAAGGAATTGTGCAAGAACTGGATGACAACGTTAAAAGCTTCATCAACTCGGTAAGCGATTCTGTTTCCTTCATCAACAATAGCCGAAAGATGGAATTTATTTCGCTTAAAGCGGAAGAGATTCAAAAGCTTACAAATGGCTATTTCAATGGTTTCAACGAAGGCTTTGATACCGACATCATCTTAGATAAAAAAAGCGTCAATATTGGCGAAAACCATTTTGATGCCCTTGCCATCAACAGCGAACTGTGCTTTGGCGAAAGTGTTCAAAGTAGCAAAACCAATGAGAAATTTACTTCTGACGATTTTGTGTTTCATCAAGGGTTTGTTGATGGTTTAGGGCTTACGCTTAACGAAAATCATATCGTCAACCAAATCATTTATTTGGATGACAAACAGAAGTGGCGTAAGCTGCTGGATAAGAAAGTTGAGGAACTGAACAAAAGTTCAAATTTTGGCTCGCAAAATAAAGTGGTACTTGGTAAAATTCAGCATATCCTTGACCAAATCAATGCCGATGATAATGCCAGAATAATTCGTGGACATCTCAATATTGTGTATTGGTCTAAAGATGCCAATGAACTCGATAAGATTACCTCAAAAATAAAGACTGAATTTAAGGAACTGGATATCATCCCATACTATCCAAGAGGCGAAGAACGGAAGAATTATATCTTGAACAGTTACTGTTGCTTTTCATCCAACTTCTCAAATAATGATTTATACGTTACGGATTTAAAACACGCACTTTGTCTGTTCATTAACAACACCAATTACAAATCGGACACTACCGGAATCATCTTTAATGACCGCGAACATAACATTCCAGTTCTGAAAGATGTTTGGGACGAACGTAAAAAGCGCATCAAGGCCAGAAACTTTGCCATTTTCGCACCAACAGGCGAAGGCAAATCCTTTTTGGCTAATAACATCTTACGTCAATATTTTGAAAGTGGCATTCGTCTGGTCATCATCGATTTGGGTGGCTCGTACACCAAATTCGCAAAGCTCTATCCTGAAAAATATACCGTACTCAGATATGAGAGCGGAAAGAATCTCGGTATCAATCCATTTTACATTAGTGATACTAAAGACCTAACACCTGAACGTTTGGAAGACTTATCCGTTTTTCTGTTTGAGTTGTTCGCTTCAGATTTGAAAGTGACCAAGGCACAATCAGTTTCGGTCAAAAAGATACTGCGTCATTACTACGATAGCGCTTCAGAAAATTATTCATTAGATGGTTTCTACAGCTTTATAGAAAGGAATCAGAAAGACCTTCTGAGCACCCTTAAAATCCATCCCGACTACTTCAATCTTACGAGCTTTTTGCACGTAATGTCTGAATACGTCGGCGATGGTCTATATAGTTTTCTATTTGAGGTCAGCGAAGACCAGACCTATAAAATTGAGGACAAACGATTGATTGTCTTTGAGCTGGATGAAGTCAAGGACAATAAGGAAATCCTATCGGTAATGCTCAAGCTTATCAAGTCGGCCATTCAGAGAACCATTTGGAAAAACAGGGCTGAAAAGGGTATCATCCTATTTGACGAGTTTGCCAAGCAATTGAAGTTTGATAACGTACTGGAAAGTGTCGAGTTCTACTATCAAGCTATCCGAAAACAGAACGGTGCAATCGGTATTATTCTTCAGTCCATCAATCAGCTTCCAAATAATTCCACCTCGGCAAGTATTCTTGAAAACACACAGGTCATTTATAGCCTAAACAATGAGAAGGGTTATGATGAATTGATCAAAAGGCTCAATCTGTCCAGCCACGACCTGAACCAATTAAAATCCATCAAGAATAATCTTACCGGACCACGGAAATACACCGAAATGTTCATCAAAATAGGTAGGGAAAGCAACATTTTCCGTCTCGAAGTTCCGAAGGAAGTATATGCCGCTTACCTAACAGACGGTAAGGAAAATGAGGAAATAATGAAGCTCTACAACGAGCATCGGGATATGCAAAAAGCAATCATTCAATTCACATCTAAAACATAA
- a CDS encoding N-acetylmuramoyl-L-alanine amidase family protein, producing the protein MKKVFKNVSFVILILKMCFIFGQESTAQKRIIIDVGHGGKDSGAIGINDIQEKDVVLSIANEILRLNNDLEKPLDIYLTRYKDTLISLPDRTKLAKALNADLFMSLHCNHSDNPDARGIEVYVANAISKYSDDATWLAFQLQDDLSKSLSFESRGVKFANFQVLRETMGYCTSVLLELGFLSNVDESKYYQKPESYKILAFAVIRSLIKNIDSYERVGD; encoded by the coding sequence ATGAAAAAAGTGTTCAAAAACGTCAGTTTTGTGATTTTGATTCTAAAAATGTGCTTCATTTTTGGACAGGAATCGACTGCTCAAAAACGAATAATAATTGACGTTGGACACGGTGGAAAAGATTCTGGTGCAATAGGTATAAATGACATCCAAGAAAAGGATGTGGTTTTGTCCATTGCAAATGAGATTTTAAGGTTAAATAACGACTTAGAAAAACCACTCGATATTTATTTGACCAGGTACAAAGACACTTTAATATCATTACCGGACAGGACTAAACTGGCCAAAGCCTTAAATGCTGATTTGTTTATGTCGTTGCATTGCAACCACTCTGATAATCCGGATGCGAGAGGGATTGAAGTTTATGTGGCTAACGCTATATCTAAATACTCGGATGATGCTACTTGGCTTGCTTTTCAACTGCAAGATGACCTAAGTAAGAGTTTAAGTTTTGAGAGTAGAGGTGTGAAGTTTGCAAATTTTCAGGTTTTGCGTGAAACAATGGGCTATTGCACTTCTGTTTTATTGGAATTGGGATTTTTGAGTAATGTAGATGAGAGTAAGTATTATCAAAAGCCAGAATCTTATAAAATTTTGGCTTTCGCGGTAATTAGAAGTTTAATTAAAAATATTGATAGTTATGAAAGAGTTGGGGATTGA
- a CDS encoding helix-turn-helix domain-containing protein — protein sequence MKSDNSNLKRLEIAERLKKARELSGLSQAQVALKLNVQRPAISEIEAGRRKVSAEELIEFSKLYKVDSSWLLNEGDNSEITQGKLKFAARELSKMSEEDKNKLFELLNILPK from the coding sequence ATGAAAAGTGATAATTCAAATTTGAAAAGATTGGAAATAGCTGAAAGATTAAAAAAAGCGAGAGAACTTTCAGGTTTGTCTCAGGCACAAGTGGCGTTGAAACTAAATGTACAACGACCTGCAATTTCCGAGATTGAAGCAGGTAGGCGAAAAGTAAGCGCAGAAGAGTTAATTGAGTTTTCAAAACTATATAAGGTAGATTCATCTTGGTTGCTTAACGAAGGTGATAACTCAGAAATTACTCAAGGAAAACTGAAGTTCGCTGCAAGAGAATTAAGCAAAATGAGTGAGGAGGATAAAAACAAACTCTTTGAACTCTTGAATATACTACCAAAATAA
- a CDS encoding ImmA/IrrE family metallo-endopeptidase, with product MDSIAASGIKKADSVRADLGLNMFQPINVYDTCLKFEIDVRFRRINMEGMYISSDNPENSYIILSSLRPFSRRVFTCAHELGHHLYGHGSQIDLIYQDNNESDVYNQEERLVDTFASALLMPIAGVQLEFQKRKWNLKTATPIQFFTISSVFGVGYQTLISNCCLNKLISYQKSKELLKYSPSDFLRKITANQGKGHLKIIDSKYKESIVDTEVSGFLCLPKDIELEGNHLNVVSETKNGLCYEAIKPGILRASNSNNGQTYFIRIQNFEYEGLSEYRHLEN from the coding sequence ATGGATTCAATCGCCGCTAGCGGAATTAAAAAAGCTGACTCAGTTAGAGCAGATTTAGGCTTGAATATGTTTCAACCAATTAACGTATATGATACCTGTCTAAAATTTGAAATAGATGTTAGGTTCAGACGCATTAATATGGAAGGAATGTATATCTCAAGTGATAACCCTGAAAACTCGTATATTATTCTGTCCTCATTACGTCCATTTTCAAGAAGAGTCTTTACCTGTGCCCACGAATTGGGTCACCATTTATATGGCCACGGCTCACAAATCGATTTGATTTATCAAGACAATAATGAATCAGATGTGTATAATCAAGAGGAAAGATTAGTTGATACTTTTGCCTCAGCTCTTTTAATGCCAATTGCTGGCGTCCAGCTTGAATTTCAAAAGAGAAAATGGAATTTAAAAACCGCAACACCAATTCAGTTTTTTACCATATCATCTGTTTTTGGTGTTGGTTATCAAACCTTAATTTCTAACTGCTGTTTGAACAAACTAATTAGTTATCAGAAATCAAAAGAGCTATTAAAATACTCACCTTCTGATTTTCTCAGAAAGATTACAGCAAACCAAGGTAAAGGGCATTTAAAAATAATTGATTCTAAATACAAGGAAAGTATTGTTGATACAGAAGTTTCCGGTTTTCTGTGTTTACCAAAAGATATAGAATTGGAAGGAAATCATTTGAACGTTGTTTCTGAAACTAAAAATGGTTTATGTTACGAGGCTATTAAACCAGGAATACTGAGAGCCAGTAATTCAAACAATGGACAAACCTATTTTATTAGAATTCAAAATTTTGAGTATGAAGGACTCTCAGAGTACAGACACTTAGAAAATTAA